From the genome of Aggregicoccus sp. 17bor-14:
TGTAGAGGCCGCGGTCGAAGGCGTCCTTCGCCTCGCGAAGCGGCGAGGCGGCGAAGTACGGCGCCAGGTCGTCCGGCGTGTACTTGCGGCCGCGCGGGGCGATGGCGGGCGCCGAGGGCGCGGGCGTGGGGAAGGCGGGGTTCGCCACCTCGACGTAGCCCGAGGGCAGCAGCACCTTCTCCGCATCCGGAGGAGGGCTGAGCTGAGCCTCGGACGGGGCGTTGCCCGTCTGCGTCTGGGGAGCGGGTTCCGAGGAGCCGGGCTCTGGGGTCTCCGGCTCCTGGGCAAAGGCCAGGGACGCCAGGGCAGCGGCAGCGAGCAGGGGGGCGAGGGCTTTCATGTTCGGGGGCCTCGCGCAGCTAGTGCGCTCCGGCACGCGCGAGGACAACTGGCGAGGGGTAAAAAATTTCCAGAGGGTGACAGAGGTTACACTCGCCGGCGCTCATGGACATTCGCACGCAAAGCGCTCTCCTGGCATCCATCATCGGCTTGGCCCTCGGCCTGTCGATGTTGCTGAGGGCGAGCCGGCCCCGGGTCCTCACCCTCTACTCGCTCTTGGCGCTGTGCGTGGGCGGCTACTACCTGGCCACCTTCTTCCGCCGGGTCTTCCCCGAGGGGGGCTACCCCTGGGGCAGCCGCATCAGCGTCGGGGCGGCGCTCCTGCTGGGCTCGCTCATCCCGGCGGCCGCGGTGGCCTTCTTCCTCGAGTTCCTCGGCGTGCGCAAAGGCCCGGCGAGGCTCGGCCGCCGGCTCGGCCTGCTGTCGGGCCTGCTGGGGCTGGCCGTGGCGGTGACGCCGCTCGCCGACCGCACCTGGGCCCGGGTCGCGGTGGGCACCTGGGTCATCGGGGCGCTGCTCGCGAGCGCGTGGCTGCTGGTGCACCGCATGCGGGGGGCCGACAGCCGCATCGAGCGGGTGCGCCTGCGCTACCTCGCGCTGGGCGCGGCCGCCGCCATCCTCTTCGCCGGCCTGGACTTCCTGGCGAACTTCGACCTGGCCTTCCCCCAGCTCGGGCCGCTCTTCAGCACCCTCTACCTCTTCCTCCTCGCCCAGACGCTGCTGCGCCTGCGGCTGATGGACCTGCACGAGCTGGCGGGGAAGATCGCGAGCCAGACGGTGCTCGCCGTCATCCTCGCCGCCGTGTTCACCGTGCTGACCGTCTGGGTGGAGGGCAACACCCCGCTCTTCCTCTTCAACACGGTGGTGGCCGCCTTCGTGGTGCTCATCCTGCTCGAGCCCCTGCGCGAGAAGGTGGAGGAGCAGGTGGTGGCCCTCTTCTTCCGCGAGCGCTTCGAGCTGCTGCGGGTGCTGGGCGCGCTGCGCACCCGCATGGCCAGCGTCATCGACGTGGCGGAGCTCGCGCACCTGGTGCTCGAGGCCTTCAACGAGACGCGGCGCATGACGCACGCCTCCATCTACCTGCTGGCCGAGGACCGCCCGGGCTACCGCCTCTTCGACTTCCGGGGCCCGCAGCCGGTGGGCTTCCTGGACACGGCGGCCGCGCGCGGCCTGCTGTTCAACGCGGCGGGCGGGCAGAAGGCGGTGCTCCTGGAGAACCTGGAGCGGCGCATGGCGGAGCTGCGCGGCCACCATGGAGAAGGAAGGCGCGTGCGCGAGGAGCTCAAGCGCATCCACGACACGCGCGGGGCGCTCTCCCTGATGAAGGCCGGCATCACGGTGCCCCTGGTGAGCAACGAGCGGGTCATCGGGTTCCTCAACCTCTGGGACGAGCGCGTGCCCGAGGCCTACGCCTCGGACGAGATCTCCCTCGTCCTGGACATCGCCGAGCGCTTCAGCACGGCGCTCGAGAACTCGAAGCTGTACGAGAAGATCCGCGAGCGCGATCGCCTCGCGGCCCTGGGCGAGATGGCGGCGGGCCTCGCGCACGAGATCCGCAACCCCCTGGGCGCCATCAAGGGCGCGGCGCAGTGCCTGGACCCGCGAAGGCTCCCGGGCGAGGACGGCGAGTTCCTGGACGTCATCGTGGAGGAGGTCAACCGCCTCAACGGCGTGGTGACCGCCTTCCTCGACTACGCGCGGCCGCTGAAGCAGAGCTTCGGCCCCACGGACGTCAACGAGGTGGTGACCCGCACGATGCGGCTCATCCAGAACGAGATCCCCAAGAGCATCCACTTCAACGTGGACCTGGACCTCGAGCTCAACCGCGTGGAGGGCGACGCCGAGCAGCTCAAGCAGGTGTTCATCAACCTGGTGCAGAACGCCGTGCAGGCGCTGGGCCCCGCGGGCGGGAGCATCACGGCGCGCACGGTGCGCTCGGACCGCTTCGGCGCGTTCCGCGCGAATGCCGAGTTCGTGGAGGTGCACGTCACCGACACGGGGCCCGGCATCCCGGCGGACCAGCAGCCACACATCTTCGTCCCCTTCTTCACCACGAAGGAGAAGGGCACGGGGCTGGGGCTCGCCATCTGCCAGCGCATCGTGAAGAACCACGGCGGCACCGTGAGCGTGCAGAGCCGCGTGGGCGAGGGCGCGACCTTCATCATCCGCCTGCCCGCGCTGCCCAGCGAGACGCAAGGCGCCCTGCCCGAGGGCACGCCCTTCCCGCCCACGCACCCCTCCGAGGCCGAGCACACCCCGGTGCCCAAGCCCGCGACGACCAGCCGCCGCCGCCGCGAGAAGCGCCGCCGCGCCGGGACGAGCTGAAGCGGGGCGGTCCCCTCTCCCGCTGGGAAAGGGTCGGCCCCGCTACGCGAGCGACGCCGACACCTCGGCGAGCTTCTCCTGCGCCGCCTCCCACTGGGCGTAGAGCGCCTCCAGCGCCTCCTTGCCCTCGCGGTGCGCATCCATCAGCGGCTTCGCGCGCGCGAAGTCGTTGTAGAGCGCGGGGTCGGCGAGCTCCGCCTCCCGCGACTTCTGCTCGGCCTCGAGCGCGGCGATGCGCGCCTCCACGGCGGCGATCTCCTTCTTGAGCGGGCCCTCCACGGTGCTGCGGCGCTGGCGCGCCTCGGCCTCGAGCCGCTTGCGCTCCTTCTCGCTCACGGGGCCACTCGGGCCCTTCCCACTCGAGCGCTCCGCCTCCCCTGCCCCCGCGACCTCCTCGGCGAGCCGCCGCTGCTCCTGGTGGTAGAGGTAGTCGTCGAGGTTGCCCGGGTGCGGCACCACCTTGCCCCCGGCCACGTCCCAGACATGGCTCGCGAGCCCGTTCACGAAGCTGCGGGTGTGCGAGACGAAGAGCAGCGTGCCGGTGTAGCCCTGCAGCGCCTCGATCAGCATCTCGGACGAGTCCAGGTCCAGGTGGTTGGTGGGCTCGTCCATGAGCAGGAAGTTCGAGGGCTGCAAGAGCAGCTTCGCGAGCGCCACGCGCGCGCGCTCACCTCCGGAGAGCACGCCGATGGGCTTCTCCACGTCGTCGCCGGAGAAGAGGAAGGCGCCGAGCACGCCGCGCACGTGGCTCTCCGGCTTGTCGGCCGCGAGCGGGCGCACCTCCTCGAGGATGGTCTTGGTGCGGTCCAGCTTCTCCGCGTGGTGCTGCGCGTAGTAGCCGAGCACCACGTTGTGGCCGAGCGACACGTTCCCCGAGTCCGGCGCGAGCTCCCCGGCGAGCATCTTGAGCAGCGTGGTCTTGCCCGCGCCGTTCGCGCCGATGACCGCGATGCGCTGGCCGCGCTCCACCGTGGCGCTGAGCCCGTCGTAGATGACGTGGCTGCCGTAGCGCTTGTGCACGCCCTCGAGCTTCGCCACGTCGCGCCCCGAGCGCTCCACCTCGGGGAAGCGGAACTTCATCGTCTGGCGCTCCTCGATGACCTGCACGTCCTCGAGCTTCTCGAGCATCTTGGCGCGGCTCTGCGCCTGGCGCGCCTTGGTGGCCTTGGCGCCGAAGCGGTCGATGAAGCCCTGCAGCTCCTCCTTCTTCGCCTGCACGCGCTCGGCCTGGGCCTGCAGCAGCTCCTTCTCCTGGGCGCGCATGCGCTTGTAGGCGTCGTAGTTGCCCGCGTAGCTGCGCAGCCCCTCGAGCTCGAGCGAGAGCACGCGGTTGATCTGCCGGTTGAGGAAGTCGCGGTCGTGGCTGATGAGCAGCAGCGCCTTGTTGGAGCGGCGCAGGAAGTCGTCGAACCAGGTGAGGGTGGGCACGTCCAGGTGGTTCGTGGGCTCGTCCATCAGCAGCAGGTCCGGGTCCTGCAGCAGCAGGCCTGCCAGCGCGGCGCGCATGCGCCAGCCGCCGGACAGCGCGCTCGTCGCCTTGGCGAGGTCCGCGTCGCGAAAGCCCAGCCCCTTGAGGATGCGCTCGGCGTGGTGGCGGCCGTGGCGCTCCTCGAAGTGGTCCAGCTCCTCGTGCAGGTCCGAGAGCGACTGCGCGAGCTCCAGCTGGTCGGCCTCGTCCGTCGCGGAGGCGAGCGCGGCCTCCGTCTCGCGCAGCCGGCCCTCGAGCTGGTCGCGGCCGGGCACGGTGCTCATCACCGCCTCCACCACGCTGCCGGCCGGCAGGCTCGCGATCTCCTGGGGGAGGTAGCCTGCGCGCGCCTTGCGGCTGTACTGGATGACGCCCGAGTCCGCCTGCTGCACGCCGGCGAGGATCTTCATCAGCGAGCTCTTGCCGGTGCCGTTCGCCCCCACCAGGCCCACGCGGTCCTTGGGGCCGATGGCGAAGCCCGCGTGGTCGAAGAGGGTCTTCTTGCCGTAGGCGAGGCAGATGTCCTGGGCGATGACGATGCTCATGGCGATGCGTGCGTGTAGCAGCCCCGGGGGCAGCCGCAAACCCTCTGGCGGGGCCCGGGCGTCAGGGCAGGCAGGC
Proteins encoded in this window:
- a CDS encoding ATP-binding protein — protein: MDIRTQSALLASIIGLALGLSMLLRASRPRVLTLYSLLALCVGGYYLATFFRRVFPEGGYPWGSRISVGAALLLGSLIPAAAVAFFLEFLGVRKGPARLGRRLGLLSGLLGLAVAVTPLADRTWARVAVGTWVIGALLASAWLLVHRMRGADSRIERVRLRYLALGAAAAILFAGLDFLANFDLAFPQLGPLFSTLYLFLLAQTLLRLRLMDLHELAGKIASQTVLAVILAAVFTVLTVWVEGNTPLFLFNTVVAAFVVLILLEPLREKVEEQVVALFFRERFELLRVLGALRTRMASVIDVAELAHLVLEAFNETRRMTHASIYLLAEDRPGYRLFDFRGPQPVGFLDTAAARGLLFNAAGGQKAVLLENLERRMAELRGHHGEGRRVREELKRIHDTRGALSLMKAGITVPLVSNERVIGFLNLWDERVPEAYASDEISLVLDIAERFSTALENSKLYEKIRERDRLAALGEMAAGLAHEIRNPLGAIKGAAQCLDPRRLPGEDGEFLDVIVEEVNRLNGVVTAFLDYARPLKQSFGPTDVNEVVTRTMRLIQNEIPKSIHFNVDLDLELNRVEGDAEQLKQVFINLVQNAVQALGPAGGSITARTVRSDRFGAFRANAEFVEVHVTDTGPGIPADQQPHIFVPFFTTKEKGTGLGLAICQRIVKNHGGTVSVQSRVGEGATFIIRLPALPSETQGALPEGTPFPPTHPSEAEHTPVPKPATTSRRRREKRRRAGTS
- the abc-f gene encoding ribosomal protection-like ABC-F family protein, which produces MSIVIAQDICLAYGKKTLFDHAGFAIGPKDRVGLVGANGTGKSSLMKILAGVQQADSGVIQYSRKARAGYLPQEIASLPAGSVVEAVMSTVPGRDQLEGRLRETEAALASATDEADQLELAQSLSDLHEELDHFEERHGRHHAERILKGLGFRDADLAKATSALSGGWRMRAALAGLLLQDPDLLLMDEPTNHLDVPTLTWFDDFLRRSNKALLLISHDRDFLNRQINRVLSLELEGLRSYAGNYDAYKRMRAQEKELLQAQAERVQAKKEELQGFIDRFGAKATKARQAQSRAKMLEKLEDVQVIEERQTMKFRFPEVERSGRDVAKLEGVHKRYGSHVIYDGLSATVERGQRIAVIGANGAGKTTLLKMLAGELAPDSGNVSLGHNVVLGYYAQHHAEKLDRTKTILEEVRPLAADKPESHVRGVLGAFLFSGDDVEKPIGVLSGGERARVALAKLLLQPSNFLLMDEPTNHLDLDSSEMLIEALQGYTGTLLFVSHTRSFVNGLASHVWDVAGGKVVPHPGNLDDYLYHQEQRRLAEEVAGAGEAERSSGKGPSGPVSEKERKRLEAEARQRRSTVEGPLKKEIAAVEARIAALEAEQKSREAELADPALYNDFARAKPLMDAHREGKEALEALYAQWEAAQEKLAEVSASLA